In Drosophila santomea strain STO CAGO 1482 chromosome 3L, Prin_Dsan_1.1, whole genome shotgun sequence, a single window of DNA contains:
- the LOC120448217 gene encoding trichohyalin isoform X7, with translation MDIDLPLSSAGTTPRTESRTDYEIHTSQVDSSALEELPLQPENRRKGFMASAQDRTKKMQDGIRLQAGKIRTRLQTKPKPKPVSGSPKAKAKERRRFKAPEFSKIKMPEIKRPDMSKLKELKRPEFTKFNKPDMSKFKLPEKFSTLKLRRSKSFKENEGDVVSDETPEGTGGTASPTQPAPKKKFEFNFGTYPRAFRKKKPVEEPVAVATESSLGTEGLSVIPSTETQPSQTSTSSPQGDRGPGPVRSRWADKFSDVSYNDSEGSRYRRYGSELESFDRESSLERRMKEDLEGTEDTASEAQPQQEMGILGVVADNKQFAEFDEENRAIHEISSKRSREFKRRPMVHQDSDLRSEDSRDAEGWTEKDIQKNKLLRKAELEAEAGFYKFHDLQDAQSTASSGQKVVMEPIDDDEFFLRKRGISEDNIQLRQYISEAIREGYEMPNALKHVGYSAEQVPSEFADYDVPPAKPRRLHRNYQPDFDSQEFQRSDYGDDLSMSQNGSEFTPKRPLRKARSRSKYSIEGSQDIPQDGGSSIHYFEDDEEYLRPPVRDQPITDSEQALNNLDLGGKAAAMIQEEMEQELQNKPRPQAPRRQKKRTRDDASVDKDADSFFNGFGGRSVSNTFLQPHEDVIVYRTEHEYRHIPLATPDRFTDATSARTQRSEDDRTSRGADSLILDGHIKSRPELEDNEDVDPRTRSDEKFVIDMLESDGYAVVRKETLPKPTPPARRKKFTRTPGERFATLPSIRGSRGSPPPARPPPPQQYVPTEDSPVVPRRRSAASLDEIPLMIKSNYESQKEKPKQPDEEDDYEEPGALDRSNLQSGAVINKMKFRPLPPPPRPPREKRSTRAGSQTHESYEDSEQVASSSQADSYDQGEFEVEVSTQTDPLPDDFVCEEFEITEDMKIIEPRRSNGSGNKTLEDLLRSVEAAQEQDEVDGARVLSEDEQLAKGLQRFRDANQRSMSERSRASSQADRSKSLSRPQTPSSAVIIERRVPTPSLTAGEDDATVQASLIVRPISAADLIDDDLRREEEELRREGLLSDSSVQSKSDVEDEHGEVALSDYAASTADLDAAVEQLQQAQLESDYESRLEDDEVERTLRDSEYEEEKFSEQEEEQETTKLEKELTEQELEEALEKELQEAMEKELSDYRQKEKEQESEQEQTFSEEELAASEIDYHQSEEEQATSERDYHPSEDEHPLSEREQPLSEEEHTLSDTEHPQTEPESQEVEDTIQKSTASEPTEAEVELKFVATLPTEPAFGDKEEEPEEPPLPPPRRKSTTALEPIATSVLTIAEQSSREMTPIQTLQSAPEPQFPSHLAELEVERLRVHALQAGQIQVSQLHGNQVKADDLQCKSGQLVVQNIELPPGFIDDIVERVQREQQRPSLLTTETQTSRQASSEPATSEKELPVKPPRHSKTTEQAPSAPNLDEQTQTEAGLLPLPPPPAVYPSVEYLQSLAPLAFFNLQRSAEAEQAEALTATERKAPHKCRRRHVQEPIEVESGSEAEEQLVERPRSRSRRSRTRSATQPLEEDYDDDQPKTVVHAGRQFVSACSLELVNVINQLTHYVRGEAVEPQQATRNIPALMLLFILIGVLVFLLTGRQVHTHHWDYFNPPGNDHGRQT, from the exons ATGGACATCGACTTACCGCTCAGTTCTGCTGGCACCACGCCTCGCACCGAATCCCGCACGGACTACGAAATCCACACCAGCCAAGTGGACTCGAGCGCATTGGAGGAGCTGCCGTTGCAGCCGGAGAACCGACGCAAGGGTTTCATGGCTTCGGCCCAGGATAGAACCAAGAAGATGCAAGATGGGATCCGTCTGCAAGCTGGAAAAATACGCACCCGACTCCAAACCAagccgaaaccgaaacccgTTTCCGGAAGTCCCAAAGCCAAGGCCAAGGAGCGACGACGCTTCAAGGCTCCCGAGTTCTCGAAGATCAAGATGCCTGAGATTAAGCGACCGGATATGTCCAAATTGAAAGAGCTGAAGCGACCCGAGTTCACCAAGTTTAACAAGCCGGACATGTCCAAGTTCAAGTTGCCGGAGAAGTTCTCCACCCTGAAGCTGCGTCGTAGCAAGAGCTTTAAGGAAAACGAGGGCGATGTGGTTTCAGATGAGACCCCGGAGGGCACAGGAGGCACAGCATCCCCCACTCAGCCGGCGCCAAAGAAGAAGTTCGAGTTCAACTTCGGCACCTATCCACGTGCTTTCCGTAAGAAGAAGCCGGTGGAGGAACCTGTTGCGGTGGCCACTGAGTCCTCACTGGGAACAGAAGGCCTTAGTGTGATTCCCAGCACGGAGACGCAACCGTCGCAGACTTCTACCAGCTCTCCGCAAGGTGATCGTGGACCCGGACCGGTTCGTTCCCGCTGGGCCGATAAGTTCTCCGATGTGAGCTACAACGATAGCGAAGGATCACGTTACCGGCGCTACGGCAGCGAACTGGAGAGCTTCGACCGGGAATCCTCTCTGGAGCGACGCATGAAGGAGGATCTGGAGGGCACCGAAGATACGGCCAGTGAGGCACAGCCTCAACAGGAGATGGGCATCTTGGGCGTGGTGGCGGATAACAAACAGTTTGCCGAATTCGATGAGGAAAACCGGGCCATACACGAGATATCAAGTAAGAGATCCCGGGAGTTTAAGCGTCGCCCTATGGTTCATCAAGATTCGGATCTGCGCTCGGAGGATAGCAGAGATGCTGAGGGCTGGACGGAGAAGGATATACAGAAGAACAAGCTGCTGAGGAAGGCGGAATTGGAAGCGGAGGCCGGTTTTTACAAGTTCCACGACCTACAGGATGCCCAATCTACAGCCAGTTCTGGCCAAAAGGTGGTCATGGAGCCAATCGATGATGATGAGTTCTTCCTGCGTAAGCGCGGTATTTCCGAGGATAACATCCAGTTGCGACAGTACATCAGTGAAGCTATTCGCGAAGGTTACGAAATGCCCAATGCTCTAAAGCACGTGGGTTACTCCGCCGAGCAGGTTCCGTCAGAATTTGCTGACTACGATGTGCCTCCGGCCAAGCCACGTCGCCTGCATCGAAACTACCAGCCGGACTTTGATTCCCAGGAGTTTCAGCGCAGCGATTACGGCGACGATCTCTCCATGTCACAAAATGGCAGTGAGTTCACTCCGAAACGCCCACTTCGCAAGGCTCGCAGTCGCAGCAAATACTCGATTGAGGGCAGCCAGGACATCCCACAGGATGGTGGAAGCAGTATCCACTATTTCGAAGACGACGAGGAGTACCTACGACCGCCGGTCAGGGATCAACCGATTACGGATTCCGAGCAGGCACTCAATAACCTCGATCTCGGCGGCAAGGCAGCGGCGATGATTCAGGAGGAGATGGAACAGGAGCTACAGAACAAGCCCCGTCCGCAGGCACCGAGGCGCCAGAAGAAACGCACAAGGGACGACGCATCCGTGGACAAGGATGCGGACTCCTTCTTCAACGGCTTCGGTGGTAGATCAGTATCGAACACCTTTTTGCAGCCACACGAAGAT GTAATTGTTTATCGCACTGAGCACGAATATCGTCACATACCGCTAGCCACGCCGGACAGATTTACGGATGCCACCTCTGCACGTACACAGCGTTCCGAGGACGACCGCACTTCCCGTGGTGCCGACTCTCTGATTCTGGACGGGCATATAAAGTCCCGGCCCGAGTTGGAGGACAACGAGGATGTGGACCCACGCACAAGGAGCGACGAGAAGTTCGTTATCGATATGCTGGAAAGTGATGG CTATGCGGTGGTCCGCAAGGAGACGCTCCCGAAGCCAACGCCACCTGCCCGCCGGAAGAAGTTCACACGAACGCCGGGTGAGCGGTTCGCCACGTTGCCCAGCATCCGAGGCTCTCGAGGATCACCGCCACCCGCACGACCACCGCCACCACAGCAGTACGTGCCAACAGAGGACTCTCCGGTGGTGCCACGCCGCAGATCCGCGGCCAGCCTGGATGAGATTCCTCTGATGATCAAGTCGAA CTACGAGTCACAGAAGGAAAAGCCGAAGCAGCCGGATGAGGAGGATGACTACGAGGAGCCGGGTGCTTTGGATCGCTCCAATTTGCAATCGGGCGCCGTCATTAACAAGATGAAGTTCCGACCactgccgccgccaccgcgTCCTCCGCGCGAGAAGCGATCCACGAGAGCCGGAAGCCAGACTCATGAGAGTTACGAGGACAGTGAACAGGTGGCCAGCTCCAGCCAGGCGGATAGTTACGACCAGGGTGAGTTCGAGGTGGAGGTGTCCACCCAGACGGATCCGCTGCCCGATGATTTTGTGTGCGAAGAGTTCGAGATCACTGAGGATATGAAAATCATCGAACCGCGACGATCCAATGGATCTGGTAACAAAACCCTGGAGGATCTGTTGCGCAGCGTAGAGGCAGCTCAGGAGCAGGATGAGGTAGATGGAGCTCGAGTTCTTTCCGAGGACGAGCAGCTGGCTAAAGGTCTGCAGAGATTCCGGGACGCCAATCAGCGCAGCATGTCGGAGCGATCGCGGGCTTCCTCCCAAGCAGATCGTTCCAAGTCGCTCAGCCGACCGCAGACGCCTTCATCGGCGGTGATCATCGAACGGCGTGTGCCCACTCCCAGTCTAACTGCTGGCGAGGATGATGCCACGGTGCAGGCCTCACTGATCGTAAGGCCCATTAGTGCCGCCGATTTGATTGACGATGATCTGCGACGGGAGGAAGAGGAACTTCGTCGCGAGGGCTTGCTCTCTGACAGCTCGGTGCAAAGTAAATCCGACGTGGAGGATGAGCACGGTGAGGTGGCATTGAGTGACTACGCCGCCAGTACGGCAGACTTGGACGCAGCGgtggagcaactgcagcaggcTCAGCTGGAGAGCGACTACGAGAGCAGACTGGAGGATGATGAAGTTGAACGCACGCTCAGGGACAGCGAGTATGAGGAGGAAAAGTTTTCGGAACAGGAAGAAGAGCAGGAAACAACGAAACTGGAAAAGGAACTAACTGAGCAGGAACTAGAGGAGGCTTTGGAGAAGGAACTGCAGGAAGCAATGGAGAAGGAGCTATCTGACTACCGCcaaaaggagaaggagcaggaatCAGAGCAAGAGCAAACCTTCTCCGAGGAGGAATTGGCTGCCTCAGAGATTGATTACCACCAATCTGAAGAGGAGCAGGCCACCTCAGAGCGTGATTATCACCCATCTGAGGATGAGCATCCATTGTCAGAGCGAGAACAGCCTCTTTCCGAGGAGGAGCACACTCTTTCCGACACGGAACACCCCCAGACTGAGCCCGAATCCCAGGAAGTGGAGGATACAATTCAAAAATCTACTGCTAGCGAACCCACCGAGGCCGAAGTTGAGCTCAAGTTCGTTGCCACTTTGCCCACCGAACCCGCTTTCGGAGACAAGGAGGAGGAACCAGAGGAGCCTCCTCTTCCACCACCACGTCGGAAGTCCACCACCGCCCTGGAACCAATTGCCACCTCAGTCCTGACCATCGCCGAACAGTCCAGCCGCGAGATGACGCCTATCCAAACGTTGCAATCCGCCCCAGAACCGCAGTTCCCCAGTCACCTGGCCGAATTGGAGGTGGAACGATTGCGAGTCCATGCATTGCAGGCTGGCCAGATTCAAGTATCGCAACTACATGGCAATCAAGTCAAAGCAGACGACCTGCAGTGCAAGTCTGGACAACTGGTGGTGCAAAATATCGAACTCCCGCCTGGATTTATTGACGATATTGTGGAGCGGGtgcagcgggagcagcagcGTCCATCTCTGCTAACCACCGAAACGCAGACCAGTCGGCAGGCAAGCAGCGAACCCGCCACCTCCGAGAAGGAGCTGCCCGTTAAACCACCACGTCATAGCAAGACCACCGAGCAAGCGCCATCCGCTCCCAATCTGGACGAGCAGACCCAGACGGAGGCTGGTTTGTTGCCACTACCTCCGCCGCCGGCGGTCTATCCCAGTGTTGAGTACCTCCAGTCTTTGGCTCCACTAGCCTTCTTCAACCTCCAGCGAAGCGCGGAGGCGGAGCAAGCGGAAGCCTTGACGGCAACGGAGAGAAAGGCGCCACACAAATGCCGACGTCGTCATGTCCAGGAGCCCATCGAAGTGGAATCAGGTTCCGAGGCAGAAGAACAGCTTGTGGAGCGACCACGCTCGCGATCGCGTCGCTCTCGCACCCGTAGTGCTACCCAACCATTGGAGGAAGACTACGACGATGATCAGCCCAAGACAGTTGTTCACGCTGGAAGGCAGTTTGTCTCTGCCTGCAGTCTGGAACTGGTGAACGTCATCAACCAACTGACTCACTATGTTCGAGGTGAAGCAGTGGAACCGCAACAGGCGACACGTAATATACCCGCACTGATGCTCCTCTTCATCCTGATCGGAGTTTTGGTATTCCTGTTAACGGGGCGGCAGGTGCACACCCATCATTGGGACTACTTTAATCCGCCCGGGAACGATCATGGCAGGCAGACGTGA
- the LOC120448217 gene encoding uncharacterized protein LOC120448217 isoform X8, with protein sequence MESKRSKKGRKSRTSESENPSNHQQEQQPHQHHPWDEDPAAKSPQANRVIPSTGTALTRFLTCMAPVIVSLPGAGTGPTEQPTILLINGIASDSQLEDKQSKAAALKLALDNNNSEATATAPAQPHQVPTTPGGSHLLDFESHLIESIADEASGVGIRELTPLEQELQQGTSKAGTNDTEPVIEVEPAGVRTIQPVEISPPAHQIAEVDETATPSEEVRRTAEQLVDEIEQELIQALSRDVDEAQRVHEDQVQRDRDEINALTQQVEVQLNELTGILKNKPQAEIVLELPAEEEEQKPKPFVAAPSELKLVEVPTPKTEAEEQERKEFIDSLPQIEQNRLQGGSGSEETDAQKLSADCKREYYQSLKKYLLHSSQEKPPVPLQTYRWEDLKRAKERGGYPWTHLYKRPLGPDEQPEIVLLLRKSQELRFKSESPKSLKKVRYDEQVLVKETERYIQDLSEDEAVATTTDDSSEESSDSETESERDQHNEDALSECISCVSDSVLAVGGHARPRKTNRLAHIRDLIRRRRSGRTHEDAQSLPGNSANPSRQSSLHELAPPPGSLIPNAEKPSKSSKPKQGFDIMKKLKSLAERQKKRLNNIKRITLKKDDKIVLGEQQKIMKLKASPKSDRGEIPHFIEKQDSDEILELVEYDESPCRKRTKEELLEDQPSGSGRVPEPDEIIELPVVKAEAEAPTVEVTEPVEEKLDLKEEKESEAEAEAEEDPPKKTPRIRREHVYEEIGQAGTLELVDQPILELESLKKSLTRQDNLAIDEIEAAKAVPLDRMGSSEEEQVTAGKPGALFAPISSIDSTSSDEDRARLAQLSPVTEESDEPMDISPDLRPSLKKEASPAPSDKKVTFSHVEDEAEPHREDVELPEDVLEAATNAAKWKNERGSNLFDLLMKLLLTLLPGAGGGAAGGGRRRRRLTKHHRARAPRYQDYHYTTDTDTPGAPTNTTQHNPSTWRIRVKRSASWTLCCCCSAGATNKFW encoded by the exons TGTCGCTACCTGGCGCTGGAACTGGCCCCACTGAGCAGCCGACCATACTACTGATCAACGGCATCGCCAGCGATTCGCAGCTCGAGGATAAGCAGTCCAAAGCAGCCGCCTTAAAGTTAGCCCTcgataacaacaacagcgaggcaacagcaacagcaccagcacaGCCGCACCAAGTGCCCACCACTCCGGGTGGCTCCCATCTGCTGGACTTCGAGTCGCATCTCATCGAGAGCATTGCCGACGAAGCCAGTGGCGTTGGGATCAGGGAGCTAACTCCGCTCGAGCAGGAACTGCAGCAGGGCACATCCAAGGCGGGCACCAATGACACGGAGCCAGTCATCGAGGTAGAACCAGCTGGTGTCAGGACCATACAGCCAGTGGAAATCTCACCGCCAGCTCATCAAATCGCCGAGGTTGACGAGACGGCCACTCCGTCGGAGGAAGTACGTCGCACTGCCGAGCAGTTGGTGGATGAGATCGAACAGGAGCTGATCCAGGCACTCAGCCGGGATGTAGACGAGGCGCAGCGCGTGCACGAGGATCAGGTCCAGCGGGATCGCGACGAGATCAACGCACTCACCCAACAAGTCGAGGTCCAGTTGAATGAGCTGACCGGCATCCTTAAGAACAAGCCCCAGGCGGAGATTGTCTTGGAACTGCCAGCGGAGGAGGAAgagcaaaagccaaagccattTGTGGCCGCTCCCAGTGAATTGAAGCTCGTGGAGGTACCCACACCCAAAACCGAGGCTGAGGAACAGGAACGCAAGGAGTTCATCGACTCACTGCCCCAAATCGAGCAGAATCGCCTGCAGGGAGGCAGTGGATCAGAGGAGACGGATGCTCAAAAACTGTCGGCTGACTGCAAACGGGAGTACTACCAGTCGCTGAAGAAGTACCTCCTGCACAGCAGCCAGGAGAAGCCACCAGTGCCACTGCAAACATATCGCTGGGAGGACCTTAAACGAGCCAAAGAGCGG GGCGGCTATCCCTGGACACATTTGTACAAACGGCCACTGGGACCCGACGAGCAGCCGGAGATTGTGCTGCTCCTGCGAAAGTCCCAGGAACTGCGCTTCAAGTCCGAGTCACCCAAGTCCCTGAAGAAGGTACGCTACGACGAGCAGGTGCTGGTGAAGGAGACCGAACGTTATATTCAGGACCTTTCTGAGGACGAGGCGgtagccaccaccaccgacgACAGCAGCGAGGAGTCCTCCGATTCAGAGACCGAATCTGAACGGGATCAGCACAACGAAGACGCTCTAAGTGAGTGCATCTCCTGCGTTTCCGACTCCGTGCTAGCGGTTGGAGGTCACGCCCGACCACGGAAGACGAATCGCCTGGCCCACATCCGTGACCTCATCCGGCGCAGGCGCAGCGGACGCACTCACGAGGACGCCCAGTCACTGCCCGGTAACTCCGCTAATCCCAGTCGACAGAGTAGCCTTCACGAATTAGCTCCTCCGCCGGGATCTCTCATACCCAACGCCGAGAAGCCTTCGAAGTCCAGCAAACCCAAACAGGGATTCGACATCATGAAGAAATTGAAGAGCCTGGCCGAGCGCCAGAAGAAGCGGCTGAACAACATTAAGAGGATCACCCTGAAGAAGGACGACAAAATTGTTCTCGGCGAGCAGCAGAAGATCATGAAGCTTAAGGCCTCACCCAAATCGGATCGTGGCGAGATTCCCCACTTCATCGAGAAGCAGGACTCCGACGAAATCCTAGAGCTGGTGGAGTACGATGAGTCGCCCTGCCGCAAGCGCACCAAGGAGGAGCTACTGGAAGATCAGCCCAGTGGCAGTGGAAGAGTGCCTGAGCCCGATGAGATCATCGAGCTGCCGGTGGTCAAAGCTGAGGCAGAGGCTCCCACAGTGGAAGTCACCGAACCCGTAGAGGAGAAGCTGGATCTTAAAGAAGAAAAGGAATcggaagcagaagcagaagcagaggAGGACCCGCCCAAGAAAACACCTCGCATCCGGCGGGAGCATGTCTACGAAGAAATTGGTCAGGCTGGAACACTGGAACTTGTGGATCAGCCAATACTGGAGCTGGAATCTCTGAAGAAGTCTCTGACGCGTCAGGACAATCTCGCCATCGATGAGATCGAGGCGGCCAAGGCAGTGCCTCTGGATCGCATGGGCAGCAGCGAGGAGGAGCAAGTGACCGCCGGCAAGCCAGGCGCACTATTTGCCCCCATCTCGTCCATAGACTCCACCTCCTCGGATGAGGATCGCGCCCGACTGGCACAGCTTTCGCCCGTCACCGAGGAGAGTGATGAACCCATGGATATCAGTCCAGATCTGCGTCCATCCCTTAAGAAGGAAGCCTCTCCAGCGCCCTCGGACAAGAAGGTGACATTTTCGCACGTCGAAGACGAAGCGGAACCGCATCGTGAGGATGTCGAGCTGCCCGAGGATGTCCTGGAGGCGGCCACCAATGCCGCCAAATGGAAAAACGAGAG AGGCTCTAACCTATTTGACTTGCTCATGAAATTGTTACTAACCCTGTTGCCGGGAGCTGGAGGTGGAGCTGCGGGCGGAGGCAGAAGGCGCCGCCGGCTCACCAAGCACCACCGTGCCCGTGCACCGCGTTACCAAGACTACCACTACACTACCGACACAGACACCCCAGGTGCACCCACCAACACCACCCAACACAATCCCAGCACATGGCGCATCCGGGTGAAGCGATCCGCATCCTGGacgctctgctgctgctgcagcgccGGCGCCACCAATAAGTTTTGGTAG